Within Wyeomyia smithii strain HCP4-BCI-WySm-NY-G18 chromosome 2, ASM2978416v1, whole genome shotgun sequence, the genomic segment ttgtcgtgcgcgtgactgaaagacaagcaaactatatatattccgattgtaagatggcgacttccggtgactggaaaagagacgaaaatgaccaaataccacctaatatgggtgtttctttaactagaatgacgctcagaggccataaattgtctctgaataccattttgaaatccaagatggcgacttccggtttctgaaaaacagcgagatatgagcaaattccacccaatatgggtatttccgaaatcgtgatgatgcactgaaaccacaaatctaCCTCAggaaacattttgagttgtaaaatggcgacttttggtgactggaaaactgccgaaaatgacccaaaaacaaccaaatatgggtgtttctttaaccataatgacgctcagaggccagaaattgtctccaaatgccattttaaaatccaggatggtgacttccggtttctgaaaaatagcctggagtgaccaaataccaccaaaaatgagtgtttctttaaccagaatgatgcatcgagctaaaaattgacctcagacaccattttgaattgtaagatggcaacttctgggaaacagcagaaaataaccgaatactactacatatgaatatttccgtaatctaaataatgtatagaagccaagcattgaccctggacactatcttgaattcaaagatgaccacattcagtttccggaaaacaacaaaaataactgaataccacccaatatgagtatttccggaatagaggtgatgtacaaaagccaaaagtcgaggataatttcaaacgatattaaatattatattaaattaaacacaaaaataggcgggacgaagtttgccgggtcagctagtaaactATAAAGAAAGAACAGTCGTCAGTATACTGTCGTACCGCATTCTTTTTCCGAAGCCTGCCTCCATTGAAAACGGCTCGGAAAAAACCATGTTACTGAACCTGTACTGCCTATGATCGCATAAGTATAACAGTTGCAAAACTGGTTGTTCGATCAAAcgacacttttatattttgaccttaaaagCATTGTTCTCGATACATATTTGCAAATGGATAGTTCAACTATGCTCAGTTTTATGAAGGAAGTACTACTTTATATTGAGTTATTATTGAGCATCACTTTTTAAGttgattttgttgaaatttctaCAATAATACTTTTATACCATCACTTTCAAACTACTTTTGGGATATATCCCAGCAAAgaagaagtttttcatgtattctaCGAGCATGAACTAAACACCAGAAACGGATTTCTCCGGTGGATGGTTACCAGACCAGAATGACCTCCGAGTTTCAGTGAATGCTGATGTGGATTCTGATGGCgacttttttacaaaaaaagttgaaaatgtaaAGTAGCACGTTATAATGCGTTTATTTACGTTATGTGACAAAAcagcttggtattttttacgagatttttttcgaacaaacataagcatagtTTTGCAGATGCAGGAAGTAGATACACACTGTTTCGAGCATTCCTCCACAAAAAACACGACAACCATAAAATGTCCAATGTTACAGTTATGCGATCATGGGCAGTGTGTATATGTACTTAATTCTTTCTTTGAAAGCTCCAGTATTCTGCGACTTTTAGGAACGTTCGGTGTGATGAACccaggccttagacgcgcctagtctttgcactgggttgtatgtgactttttttgtggctccatttccatttcaAACCCATGTGGTTCCAATATTctgcttgttatttttcggtcatataaaaatggcgtcttttcataggcctgGATGAACCGCTTCGACTACCTACCAatgaaggtgtttgtccagttggtCCACCTTCAAAATCTCCCATGCTTTCAGCTCTATTCTGAGTGTACAAGCGAATAAGCCACAGGAGAATTCAGGTcctatgagcaattctcgctgaaactaggccactaggtgcacaaggtctttcaaatttgatataaatgcacatagttattagaaatagggAAAAAaagataatgccatttttgtttgatcgaatttgttgatcCTTTGGACACCAAGGGGtggaacagttttcagaaaagttgtaattttagcaattttgatgtattatttgagctttatctctaaaattcgttatgtaaagtactacaagtagcacttttctgttaagagaaattctgatcacttcaaatgaaagccctatggCTTTCATtcgaagtgatcagaatttaggccgccatctttagtttggccgccatcttggattatatcagaaaaatgcaattttgaccgtgttcgcaagtACCGATTTTCGACCatcattggaaagctgagaaaaaatgctataagatacaagaaaaaaatttggtgagcatcagtgttaacctatCAATTGGACCTATTTttcaagctgagtttcaaaatattcaacgtacaccgcgcgatcaacgtagtaacctgtctacctGAGACCAAGTGGTTGCACATGTTATACCCTACTAGCTCCATaaatcataatcgattgatgctacaaatAGTTCGCCATTACTTGTTTcgagtttagtgagaataacgaatacaacactagcatgtttgATACCAACAAAGCGATAAGTTTTTTATTACTAAGCCGTTCCACCAAAAATgttccagttttaatattttttttatgttgtcatttttaatttgatgaaactttgcatagacgtttctataggaaAAAGATGTCATATTATccattttttatattattatctacaactttatagaaaacgtcataccgatcaaacaaaccgttctggccctaaaaatatttgtaatcataaataccttctctaaatagcattttcaatagcttctcaataaTGAATCgtgctccaaaaaattaaagcaatagcataaaatgacatcttttgtctataaaaacgtctatgcaaagttctaGCATGCTGCAGCTGTATTGCCAGAAAAATtgaatggtgagccgttcgtcagacatccAATTAGTTTGgtgtgaataactttttctacaagcttcGTAGcaccttacagtcttcagaagagtttttcccaggaaaattttctacaaatatcatgtatcgatatatttttaggagtcaACTGGAAATATCTAgagaataaaatttgaaaaagtggattttcccatataaaatcgtatggaaacttcaaaaatcgggcgcaaaaatgtagttccaccgatcgatctgaaaagttacacagttgttatatgacccataaggaacacgaaaagtgcatgggagcgaaaaaataacaccatcgctttttttcgatataaccgtgtcccaatCTAGTGGACAATGCTTGAAGAGGACCTGCGAGCGCTCGGAGTTTTCCAACAaagggtgctaagaaccatctttggcggtatgcaggagaacggagtgtagAGACGGAGAAAGGAGATCAAGCTTCTTTTAAAACTGATTGAATTGGTTTTCGATCGGATTTGGACagaatttagattggattttgtTTGGATTTCAGGTGAATTTGATTTAAATCGAATTGAAGTATACTCTGAGAGTGTTTGGAAAGAATTGGAATTGAATTTGCTGATGGTTTGAACTGTTTTCAAAGTGAactggatttgaattggattgggTTTATATTgaactggatttggattgaattggaTTGCCTAATTCGAAAACATCAATACAAAccacatttttcttcaaattaccTAATATGAAAAAGCGGACTCTGCGGCTCGAGCATAATTTCCTTCGGGGTCCCTGTGACAGTTAGCGACGGATGGCCTGTCGCTTGGCCTACCAGGGGACTGACTGCGCCGGACGTGGGACTTTTTTGGTGCACCGCGAGGTTGTTTTTGAAGTACAACTTCGGCAGTGTCGGTCGTTGCCGTTTTTCCGGCAACTTTTTCCCGGGAATGGTCTCGATCGGCGGAGGAATCGGTTTGTGTTCCTCTTTGTGAACAATGATATGGTTGTTGTTGGCGGCATTAGCGGCGGCTGCCGTCGCAGAGCTGTGTTTTGTCGATTCCAGACTGTTACCGTTCATGATACTGCTGCTGTTGGTGTGCTTTATGATGTTGGAATAGTTGCCGGTGTCGTAGTGACTGTAGTTATTGTTAATGTTATTGGCggagaatttaatattttcgactgttttgagGTTATGCTGGTGAGTGGGAACTGGCGTAAAAGCCGGCGAAGAAACCGGTTCCACAATCGCCTCGAACTTGTTGAGGTTTTTCGGCAATGGCGCTAGACCACGAACGTAGTCGTAGATCTGATCGATTTCGTCGTACTCGTCGGCAATCGAACCATTCTGACTACCACTTCCTCCTAGCGACGGAGAAAACCGATTAGAATCACAGCTGTTGCTTTTCTTCAGTACATATCCATTTGCGGTTAAGCCCGAGAGACTGGATGTCACTTTTCGATTGGCGGATTGCTTTGCTGTTTCCTTCTTATCCTTGTCACCTAGCTTCAGGTCGATAATCTGCAACCGATCACGGGCATCCACCAAAAGACGTTGCGCTTTGTCCAGGAAGCGAGAAAACTCAATAAAATGATCCAACTGATCCATATTTTTTGCTCTCTGAATTTTTATCTTGGCATTCAACGGTACCGATATCAGGTCCATGTCTTTCTGCAACGGTAAAGCGAATATCCGATCTACTTCGACACAGCCCAGCAGACGTAGTTCCGGTATAAACGGTTGCTTCATCCCTTTGGGAGCCGTACCGTGGACTAACCTGCAAATGAAGTAAATACCCTAGTTAATAAACTGATATACTTATAGAAAAAAGCAATAACATACCTAACAGTTACTGGCATTCGTTTCTGTAACAGATTGCTGACTGAATGTACACCGCTAATACTATCCTCTTTAGCAATAGGTGAAAATTTGGCTTTGGCTTCTAATGGCAAACTAACGATTTCGTCCTTGGACGTCTTGCACTGCAGATACTTGCCGTTGTCTGAGATCGTAGTGAGAATTTCGCCCGCGTGTAGCGACTTACTGTTGTGGTTGCAGCGGACGGTTTCGCGCACCAGTACACGGAAATTTCGTCGTTTCGACAGTTCCAGGACACTCTCGATGCAACGTGTCGACCGGCCATCCTCGCTGAGAAGTTCGAAGAATCCAGGATAGGTTTCGGGGATCAGCACTTTGGGTCCGACGTTTGTACTTTTTCGACCTTCCTTGATTTTGACCGGTTGTGCTAGAATCTGATATTTCTTACCAGCATTGAGAAATAGTGCCGTGCTTTGAAGTGAGGGATTCGATAGGGTTGGCACGCCCAAGTTGTAATACTGGCCTTTTACGATCTTACCGACCGCCGGCAAATCGGTTTTCGCGAAATCTTTCAGATAGACCGGTTGCGAATCGCCAAAACGAGATGCCGCCAGAATGATTTGGCCATCCGTTGCGGCCATTGCCGTGGATGAGGAGGAAGTATTGGATCCGTCTGACGGGGAATGTTGAGTCGATACGAAGAGCGGGTTCCGGTCCTGATGGTGAACAACTTGCGTTGTTCGGCGACGGATGCGGAGAAAATAGTTTGCAATCTGCTGGCTGAAGCTCGCCGTTTGTGGCACTATCACATCTTCGATCGTTTTGGGGGGCGGTGGTGAGGGTGGCGGCAAACTCGTAAGATCCGTCTGGTGCTGCGACACGATGAATGAGCGAGCAGAACTTGTTCGTACGGGTACCGGAGGCTTGGGGAGGTGAATGTTGACGCCGTAATGGTGGTGGGTTTCCTGCGCCGGCTCAATCGTGGCGGTTGGAAATTTATGCTTGCATTAtctgaaagagagaaagaaaaaggaacaaaaaaaaaattcttcagtaAAAAGCACAAAATTTGAACGTCAATCACGCTgcctaaacttaaaaaaaaaaactcattccgAAAACAACCCACAAATGCCGGCCTACTTCACTATGCTATGATTCATTTCACACGTGCAGATTAGTGTTGGGTTCAAAAAACTGTAAAACGAAGAATAACACAAACGCTTTCCAGGTTCCCAATCAATCCGCAAGCGGTACATATCGCAATTCCCGGCCCGCCCGAGGGCCTATCACCAACTACAACTCCAATGCTAATCAACCATCGCTCATTTTCCTCTCCGGTGTACGCTTCTAGCCTTTGAATCGCGCGCGATTTCTTGGCCGATTTGCATCCGGACGGCGTGCGCGGCGGAAGCCACGTTTAAGTTGGTAATCAATTTTGAGTGAAAACAGAATTAATCACTCACCACCACAGTGCCGCCCACCCCAGCAGCCAGCCAGCATCAGACAAACTAACCGCCAGTCGCACCACAGAACTGACTGGGCTGACTGATGAGACTGATGGCTGTGGTTGCCACAACTGTTGCCAGAAGGCAGCTCGTAAACCCAATCTCGCTGTCTGGTTGCTGCTGGTGGGTTCTGATAGCGGTAGAATCTGAGCCTATCGGCTGCGCCAGGGCCCCTCTCTGTCTCTCTTTCTTTGGAGGAGGCTGATGCGGTTCAACGGCGGACGGATTTGCGCCCCGGCCGGGGTGGTGCAATCACACGAAAGCACATTGATGTGCAggcaattaatttttaattacaGTCAATTAATACGATAGAATGATTAGATTATAGGCCCGTGCGGCTGAAGTGATGGTACATGTCCTTCGAGGAAAGCGCGCAGAATTGTAGTTTAATTTTTACCGTCAAGATGTGttggtgtgtgtgtatgaggGAGCGTTTGGGATTTTGGTGATGTTTTATTTTCAcataaacagtgtttgaaatgAAAGTTTATCCGATTGTCCATTACCTTCTGAATGTCGTAGAACATCTACTTGAATTCTGACAAATATATTATTGATAAAAagcagtaattttattttttgtagtgaaaaataaattgaaatctcCATCTTCATGATTCAATGAAATCTTCATTGCGcgtctttcaaaaattttggaaaatttaggaCGATGAGTTTTGGTTCTGGATGATATCGTTCTAAATTATTTCTTAAAAAtcttaatatttaaattattgatTTTCGTATCTTTATAAACATATTCATTTAATCTtagaaaacaataaaataaagaataaatatatttttatgaaaactccTGTGGGGCCCATTATGGGCACCAACATGATTGGAGGCAATTAGCAATATGTACATCACAATTCAACTCATCAGATGGACTTGTAATAGATGTAAGTCGATTCCTGGAgtaatttcatgaattttgatatCCATCCGATCTTCTTGGTGGTCATATAGGACCCCACGGGAATCTGTTTCTGCATAGCCGTGCATTCCGTGGATAACTCATCAGATGGACACGAAATGGATAAAAAtcgattcctggagtgatttcaggAATTTCGATACTAATGttgttcggttttattgacaattgtaaCAACAAGCTCACGAAGATCCGGATACACGAACCAGATATGGTCACAGGTTTATGTCGGTCCCGGATTCtaaaagtagacagattttACAATCTCTTGTCAGGCCAAGctcgaaaatcgatcaagaaTAATTTTTCTCATTCCACTTTGTACGCAAAAGTTGTAGCACATCTTAtaggaaacaactttgtcaaagacaccgtTCTTCTATCTGCCTGGTGTAATTGGTGTAATCATGTGttttattattatagatttaaaaaaaagtcaaaaaaggctataaaaagtgatataaaaaaaaatgattttgagagGCTTCCTATAGAGatctccacaaaagtccatttgaaAAAGCAGATAGAAGTACGGTGTCTTCGCCAAAATTGTTTCtcataaaacttgcaaaatttttttgcattaaaatgGATATTGATAGGCAGTGTAAAATGAAattcatttctcacttttaggtagattaatcacaaaattgcaacttctataatatATAGAATAATTATTGGAATAACTTTGCTTAAGACACTATgactttaaaatcatttttctgtGGTTCAAAATGATTCCCAtcgcagctttggaaacattGTGCAATGGTTAATATTAGAAATTATAGacgaagataaaaaatttagTAAAAACACACAAAGTTTGGATACACAAATCAACGTGAACCCTCATTGATACAACTCTAATGTAAATTTTAGAAACTGTTTCACACAGCGTTTACGAAACTGTTTAATTGTTCATGTTTCAAgcttaatttttgtttgaaaaatattttatttttaaatcatgttaaatctaaaaaaaattaaaatgtaaaatgtataGGAGAACTGTGGACAAACTGCCCAGTCGGAGCAAAACGCACCACTGCAATATCTTATGAAATACACACTTTTTGGGGTAATTCAGAAATTGATCGATTCTATTTTACGTTATTAACACGTGTAGTTCATGTAAACTTTCTAAATTGCATagatcaaaaattgaaaaatatgtttagaGTCCTATTTCTTGCATTTCATACCCTGTTTTCGTAAGGCATTACGCCACCAGAAAACAATACCACGTAGGTACCTGGAAACTGCTCTTACCATgagtaatagtgttgatattcAGGAGCCAACGGGAAAGTTTTGTTAGCATTTATGTCTATACAAAGTTAAAACTACGGGAAAACAATTTGAATTTCCAAAAGAATAAAACAGTTCATTTCGAAAGCTTAAAGATTGTTTTTTTATCATTGATTTAATGATAATTTGAATTCACTGATCAAAAAGATTGTcaatctagttgcactgcgcatagCAACACATtcgcgcatgcgctggttaacaatTGTCATAGCAATACAATCGTGTTTGCGCTAGTCAACAATTGTCAAAACCTTTGTAAAACGTAGGTAGTGTTGTTTTGCTTCTGCATTGCtccaaaaaaaaccttctaggatACTTCAGATCCGGAAAAATCGAATTAGAGACTATCTAGGTGATTCCGGGTCATTCTGGTTGTGCGGTTATATAAAAAAGGCAGCGTATCTTACCTCTTCCTTGTGGCGGCCTGTGTAGCGGGCCAAGAAATGAGCCGACGTTTAAGAAGGAGAATGTGGCCAACCGAGATTACAAACAAAACACGTTGGTAAAGTAGCGGTCCCCAAAGCTGTATACGAATCTGCTTACAAAGTTAGACTGTGTCATGGACGACGAAATCAAGGCGAATTTTAAGCGTCTTCCCAGATAAAAGTTTTACACTGCATTAGGAAAAGGAAAGATGGTCGAAATTTCCAAAATCATTCAAACCAACTATCGAAGTTCCCAAAAAAATACCTCGGCATTTTCATCACCATGGGAACCATCAattaagagatttttttttcacgcggattccggaatttacgcggttttttacgtgtttttttttacgcggcacgtaaaaagcgactttagtgtacatcCAAGAGTGCCTGAAAAAAATCAGGTTCTGGCGGACTTGGCGAGcta encodes:
- the LOC129723262 gene encoding uncharacterized protein LOC129723262 is translated as MAATDGQIILAASRFGDSQPVYLKDFAKTDLPAVGKIVKGQYYNLGVPTLSNPSLQSTALFLNAGKKYQILAQPVKIKEGRKSTNVGPKVLIPETYPGFFELLSEDGRSTRCIESVLELSKRRNFRVLVRETVRCNHNSKSLHAGEILTTISDNGKYLQCKTSKDEIVSLPLEAKAKFSPIAKEDSISGVHSVSNLLQKRMPVTVRLVHGTAPKGMKQPFIPELRLLGCVEVDRIFALPLQKDMDLISVPLNAKIKIQRAKNMDQLDHFIEFSRFLDKAQRLLVDARDRLQIIDLKLGDKDKKETAKQSANRKVTSSLSGLTANGYVLKKSNSCDSNRFSPSLGGSGSQNGSIADEYDEIDQIYDYVRGLAPLPKNLNKFEAIVEPVSSPAFTPVPTHQHNLKTVENIKFSANNINNNYSHYDTGNYSNIIKHTNSSSIMNGNSLESTKHSSATAAAANAANNNHIIVHKEEHKPIPPPIETIPGKKLPEKRQRPTLPKLYFKNNLAVHQKSPTSGAVSPLVGQATGHPSLTVTGTPKEIMLEPQSPLFHIRYKSLSSLQLAQESHPPTPISPSPKGTQEKNHMLSKSASTGREGTLDSSRSGGRTSGDSKLPEKKTRRLSRPRSLSNLVWDLRPHKSEKSKKKLYLHQFDRQQGTLYL